The nucleotide sequence GATAACTTTAGAATAGAAGTTCCCTCTAGTAAGCCCTGTCCCTGAAAAGGTTAACCATCGAAACCTGTGACCCGTTTCTAATATTAAGACAAAGTTCCTACCAGAGTTTGGCTGTGATAATGACGGCCGTGACGATGAGCAGCGAAGAGATGGTCACGGTGACGTAGAACTGAGGGTCCACTgtaacatacccacacacccacacacacacacacacacacacacacacacacacacacacacacacacacacacgtggccAGTTACTATTCTCAGAGGCGTGACCGTGTATAATTGTGCCGAGAACAAAAGAAGAAATCAATGAGGGCAGCTGAACATGAAATTGGATGTGCGCAAAGACACCCGCCTCCGACTAAAACAGCCGTCCCGCGAGTCTTCCGCGTTTGTCTCCACGCCGCGAGCCACGCCAACTTTATGAGGCTTTCCGGACGCAGCCGACTGCGCTCGGTAGGGCGGGCGGGGGTTTGGGGTGCTTGAGACAGTTAATTCCCAGGAGCACCCTGGGCAATGCGGCACgtcgtttttcttaaaaaaaaaaaaaaaacaattttataggGAACCCACCTTCCTCAAAGTCAGCTTCCGCCGCCGCGCCCTCGTCCCGCACGCCGTCTCGGTCCCACGATTCCGGGAGCGCCCCCTCTTGGCGAGTCGTGCCGGCGTCGGGGTCGGGCCAGGCCTCGGAGGCCACCGGGGTGTCGGCTTCAAGCTGGCTCCCCTGTTGGCGCAGGTGCTCCGTTTCCTGGCTGGAGAGGAGGTGATAGGTCTCATCCTCCAGACCCTGGGTGGGGCCCCAGACCACCGCCCAGAGAGGGGTGGGCGTCACCTGGGCGCAGGCGGGGGAGGTAGTCTGAGATTTGCAACAAATACTGCAGaaagtttcctcccacgtccccaaaCCATCCCGAATGTTGAATAGTTGTGCGTCTCATTGTGTCGTGCgtttggctagcaaccaattcaggctgtccccaaACCTAATGCCtgtagtgagctgggatagactccagcacccctgtgacccttgtgaggataagcggtacggaaaatgaaatgtttggGGGTTtgagttaaaaaggaaaaaatcgtgttctcattgtatttatttatatatttacttttcagattttaaaaaaaaagtgtcattgtaGACTAACGAAATTTTATTTCACCAAAACATAAAAAGTCCATGCCCGTGATTGACTCCGGCGGGCCGCACAAAACGACCTGATGGTCCACATCTGGCCCCCGTCCCTCGAGTTTGACCACCCGTGTTTTCTAGCTCGGATATTCCCGCTCGAGACGATCGTACCCGGAGAAATACCGGCGGCGCGTGCCTACCTGGGTGGTGACGGCTAGCGGGACCGGAAGGGGGTCCGCCCGCTCCTCGCCCCGGTCGTCACGGTGACAGGTGGAAGGCTGCGTAACCAGGGCGACCAGCGCCAGGGAGACGAGGGCGGTCAGTCGTGCGACAGGAGCGATGGAGCTAGAGAAGAGGGAGATTAAGAGTGAGAGACAAGTTACCCGCCAACCCCCCTTTCTCAAactcccgttttttttttttttaccatctcTCCATCGCTACGCTGCGTTCACTGACACTCCGGCGTGCCGATCATCTCTGGAAGATGAGACGAGAGGGGCaaagagaggaaaaacaaaGAGGGAGGGTCCGGCGGTTCCCTCTGTGTAGGATTGGCAAAAATCCCGCTCTTAATCTATTTCTAAATATACACCTTCCCGCGGGCCAAGTTTTAACGCTCAATTATGCAGCACGCGCTCCAAAGTACGCACCGTTAGTCCGCGGCGGTTGCGCGCGCTGACCGCCGAGCCCATAAATCATCATTAGAAACGTCACGCGCTCGCCCAATACTTTCCGCTGACACTTTCAGACAACTTCTAGCGAGTACCGGATGACGTAAATGCCGGTCAAATGGCGCTCAAGCGCCCCCGACGCATTTCGCTGCCTACCTCTGGCGAGTGGAGAGGAGGAATGAGACGGAGAGAAAAGAGGAGATACAGAGAggagcaaaagagagagagagaaaagcatTGGTTGCCGTAGCGACCGAGacatgtagagagagagagagagagatttaaatgctaattgttttttttaaagagcctcAAATAAAAGAGCTTGATTTCGAcgtgagctaaaaaaaaaaagaatttcacGTTTATAATCTCATTTTCTTGATTCAGAGGGTTGctgcaccccccaaaaaaaaatcaatcataaCAGCAAGGATGCTTTAGagctcatgtgtcaaagtggcggcccaggggccaaatctggcccgccgcatcattttgtgtggcccgggaaagtaaatcatgagtgcccactttctgttttaggatgaaattcaaatgatgagtatggatgtatattaaatttcctgattttccccttttaaatcaataattgtaatttttcaatcaattttttctgtgcttttagttcaaaaatcatttgttaaaatctaaaaatatattttaaaaaagctaaaataaacattgttttagatcaattaaaaaatggaatattcaggaattttaatccagttcttttaatccatttaaaaaaaaatatctaaatattatatctaaaatggtccggcccacgtgaaatcaagttgacgttaaagcgccctgcgaaccaacccgagtctgacacccctggtttagaggcaAATATAAAGCAAGGGGAGACGGAGAAAGCTGGGCTGTAATttaatttccattcatttacaTAGGTCACACTGTAGGGGTGGTGGGATAAGATGCTGATTTTGCGGGGACAAGAGGCGGTTTGAAAAAAGGGCCATATGCAAATTCGGGGCTTTATTGCGAGCAATATTTACAGTAGGAACAATTGCACACAAATGCGGGCGCAGGCTAGATTTACACGGCGCGTCCCCAGTGTCAAATTGTGATGGAGTGTGGAGATAATTGGCTGTGCACTGGCAGCGATAAGGCCGAGGTTATTTTCTCACGCCGTTCacggagatagacgtccaaatcattTGGATGGGGGAAATCATcaatcgtcaatggcagtcaattatTGGTTGTTGTTAGTCTTGATATTTACGAGTGGCTATAATGGGCGTGGCTTACTCCATCCGTCGTCTTGAAATGGACTCGGCTTGATATTTGACGTCTGTATCTCTCGGGATATGTTTGTAATGTGAAACAAATGTTGTGATTAcgctgaggtcaaaggtcaccgaGGTCAGAAACAGGTTAGCGTTTGACGTAACGAAAGAACGATCATCGATTCTTATCATACTTGCCAGATATATTTGTAATGTGCAAAAATACGGGGCTTTacagatgagatttttttatttaaaaaagaaaaaagttattACAATTGATATGGTTAGTTGTATGCAAGTAGTAATGACAGTAAATTGTGGAGAGCTAGCAAAAAACGGATGGAATTAGCATGATCAAtttagatacagtggtacctcgatctacgatcagctctacctacgacatcctcgaggtacgatgaaaatttcgatcgaataattcgccctagatacgatcaaaatttcgagatgcggccaaggcaggtggccatgacatgagaggctatttatcattgtagcacactttttttgccgcatctctttcgtgtataacagatatctacgagcactgaacgatttattcagacgagtttctcctagcatcgaccaggaaacgcacaacgcgcatgcacgggcaaaaagagggctttctgggtaatgaagtatactcgtgcacacaacacccataggcaatggcaccctttctcagaataaaacttcattacccacaatcaatactttGGTAGGcttgttattccttccttagcctgttaggtcccgcgattgctcattcaagactacttctcgttggctagtggtcgtgcgttatcctattgtgaggacatttgtgtgcagcatttttggtatattttgaagggaatacaacagcaaacagcccatcgatagcgaatgtgagggtggaggcggggcaaacagctaacccgcccagaacgaaggtaacaaaagattaagacaaaactagaattccgttttgtgtaaagttacattaaacgtatgtttgagtgtgtctgcatcgtaatccgagttcatttaaatttgtttgttcggttacgagtgcgttgttgccgtggataaagtccctcCGGCCTGCCTCTATGTCCATCTGTGTATCCGCCccaaaatgcgtctaattttagttctattaaacacatttttttagtattaaaccactagtcatGTGTTACTTagttaatatatggcgaattataagaaattaaaaaaaaaattccaatacaatatcctgttttgggtgttttttcagagggttggaacaaattcatttgtttttagttcatttcaatgggaaacgttcgctcgagttacgaaaagcttgacatacgatctcagtcccggaacgaattaagctcgtatgtcgaggtaccaccgtaTAGTCAACAGAAAAATTCAACTTAACAGAAATATGGAATGACTTTTTTCACAttcaaataaaaccagtcactcaaacATAACACAGCATTTACATGGCCTGTATTGTCACCGCTCCCCATTAATTTAAAGCAGTTATTACATTGCATATTTAACGATAGCTACGCCCTCATTGTAGTGTATATTTTCTCGCCTATGCTTTTGCTGTAAATGACATTTCTTCATTCTTCGAATGAAGTCAAGAAGGCATCCAGGCCGAGCCACAAATCCCATCCGCAGATCGCAAATGAGAATTGGATGCGTATGAGAGGAagccatttttcctttttacgcCACCGTGACTCACGTCCCAATTTTGCGATTCTGTCACTTGTAAATCCAGCCGTTGCGTCTTGTCTCTCTTACTGGAGAAGGCAACGTAACCATGAAGTGGCGGCCCCCGAGCCCTCCTCCTCGCCTCTTCccgcgtcgtcgtcatcatcatcatcatcaaggTGTTCTAAGTTTAACAAGGAGGCCGCGGGAATTTGTCACAAAGCATGTCGGCTAAAATTAACCCTCTATGTGAGGCGGTAAATGAAAATGATAGAagtatgctttaaaaaaaaatggtaccaTCAGACGTCTCTTCATCATCTTCCGTATCCCCCTCAGACTCCAGCGGCGATTCTAGTCGGAGATCTCTCGTCACCGTTACGTCACCcctgaaattaaagaaaatatgttAGTCGGATGttttgaggcttttttttctagcacatctaaaaaaaacattttaaaaacacatttaatagACACAAAAGAAGCGAAGCTTTATTTTTAGAGGGGCTTTTTGGTCTCACAAACGAGCCAGTGGTTACCCCAGACTCCGGGCCGCCAACAATGCGGCTTTGGTGTTGCCGTGGCGACTCCTGGGCGGGAATCTTGGAAAAATTACGAGCGAATTCGATACCGAGCCAAAACAAGAGGAGCCTCACCAAGTCGATGGTGAGTGAGTCTACAATATTCCACAATCTTACCTAAAGAcctcaaatcatattttttcttttttttcccagctcaACCTACGATGTCCTAAAAATGAACGAGTACTATACACAGCCAAGTAATTACACAGACTAACGCAGGCCAAAAAAGGTATGTTAATTACTCTTCTTTGAATGGTCTTGAagtgtttttcattcaaatccTGGAATTTATGGACGATAAACCGCACCGCCGAAATTTCAGgaaatttaagggaaaaaaatccatatatacaCATGGAATACGTGTCCAGAAATATTTATCAAGACGCCAGTTTGCGTTATCATTTGTACGCAGCGGTCTGTCACTCGGGGGAGCCAGACACCACAAGTCCCTCTTGTATTCTctcaaacatgaaaaaataacaacCTGACTTGACAAAGTAGAAGAAAATGTCCTCTAGCTTGCCTTTTAAATTTGAAGTGGACTAATTCCTGTTAAAAATCCCTGTCATAACATCTGAAATCCTCAGatcctagctagctagctagctagctaaacaAAGGACTGACTGCCACAGTATGCTACAACAAAGCGATAATAAAGGCTAGCGCTAGCCCTTATTATCGCTGggcattttgattttgttttaatttttttttttaaaggactgCCTGCCACAGTATGCTACAACAAAGCGATAATAAGGTCTAgcgagctagctagctagcgctaGCCCTTATTATCGCTTATTattttgatttagttttttttttttttttaaaggactgACTGCCATAGTATGCTACAACAAAGCGATAATAAGGGCTATCGCCAGCTAGCTAGCCCTTATTATCGCtgggcatttttatttttttttaaaaaggactgACTGCCACAGTACAATAAGGGCtagcgctagctagctagctagctggctGGCCCTTATTATCGCTTTGTTGTAGCATACTGTGGCAGCcagtccttttttaaaaaatcaaaatgcccATGGCTAAATTGTTCTTCTGTCATGTGATCAAACATTGGACAAAGCCTTCCTGGGCAATAAAATCCTCTGAATTTTGTTTGAAAACGATTAATCCGAGCTAGCCTAGCATCCTCTTTTGTAGAAAACAGTGAGTGAATGGCCATCCTTTTAAAATAGTTATTTTGTAGCAACATATCGCGTCAGTTGGAGTCCTATTCATCGCtacaattcccttttttttgtttgaagcgTGTGGCAAGCTTTATCGCCACTAGTTTAGCAGCCGAGGGGTATTTCATGGTGCAATTTGGATAGCCACgctttaaaaatatgtctaaTTAACCATGGTTAGACTTGAGTAGTTCTTCTATAGTGGTTTTCTCTTGAAAACAAGTCAGAAATGTActgtttcccccccaaaaaaactgtgAAGCTAACGAGCTAAGACTGCGTTTGGCGGATAGAACACACCGAGCACGTACAGGTACTCGTGGGAACTCAAGAGTGTTGTCAAAATGGAATGTAATGGCCCGAGTGTTTAGAGACTTCGCCGGCTGCAGTGCAAAAAGAAAGCAGGGAAATCTAAAGCttgtttgtttacaaaaaatctttaaataaaCGGCTTCATTATCCTTTAAAAACCCGCAAAGGGTACAAACAGAGAGAcaaaatatgttcaatattccGCTAACCATAATTTTACAAGTGCAATAGGGTACGTTGGGGCTATAAAAGTGTTTCCCCCAGTGTTTTATAAACCTGGTGGGCCACCAAGCTAGACCAGTACTTCAAAACAAAGTATAAAAGGTATGCATATTTGGCAAACGGAGTCACAAAATGTGCTCAATATTCCGCTAACCATAATTTTACAAATGCAATGGGGTATGTTAGGGCTAGAACAGTTTCCCCCAGTGTTTTATAAACCTGGTGGGCCACCAAGCTAGACCAGTACTTCAAAACAAAGTATAAAAATTATACATATTTGACAAACGCAGAGACAAAATGTGCTCAATATTCCGCTAACCATAATTTTACAAGTGCAATAGGGTACGCTAGGGCTATAACAGCGTTTCCCCCAGTGTTTTATAAACCTGGTGGGCCACCAAGCTAGACCAGTACTTCAAAACAAAGTATAAAAATTATACATATTTGACAAACGCAGAGACAAAATGTGCTCAATATTCCGCTAACCATAATTTTACAAGTGCAATAGGGTACGCTAGGGCTATAACAGCGTTTCCCCCAGTGTTTTATAAACCTGGTGGGCCACCAGGCTAGACCAGTACTTCAAAACAAAGTATAAAAATTATCCATATTTGAACCATGTCTATAATATAGTTGAAAGCGCAATGTCTATTTAACTCATCAAtggtttaaaatggattggacatcatttatttatttattttaaattagtcCCATTTTAGCTTTGTCCCCAACCTTTCCCAAAAAGTATCCTattgtttaatttcacacttgCCGGCTAGGCAGGCACTCCAGAGACCCCCCACACAGTATGCGCATCCGCAATTCAAATGTTCCGTTTAGCAAATTTAATTAGCAATGCTAATAAAGGGGAAAATGAATATGCAAATAAGGGAATATGATCGACCAGCTTGAAACCGAACCCCCGTTTTCTCGTACCTCTGCTTGCCGGAGTTAGGGAGTTGCTCCCAGACGACCAGGTCGCGCCCGCCGCTGACCCAGCGGTGGTCGCCGCTCCCTGTGGTCCACGTGGTGAAGCAAAGGATTCTGGGAGCTTGGGGCCAGGTCAGAGAGGCCAGGTAGTGACATTGAGGCAGGGAGAATACTAGAGGGAGAACAGGCGAGATGGAGATTTTGAGTTAAGACGCCGACTCGGGGAATTTGGCGCCCGCTCACCGTTGAGAGCGCTCTCGCCGTTGGCCACGTCGTAACGGGAGCTTATCAGGAGGCCGGCAGTCTGCCGGACGCAATCTGTCACGCCGCCGACGTCGCCGTGATTGGTCAGTCTGGATACGGTTCCTGTGGTAATTGGACAGACGTTGGGTGAAAATGGGACACACGCTAAGGCTTTAAGACCGGCCGGGGTGTCAAAGTCGGTTTGGTTCACGGCtcacattaatgccaactagatctccaGTGGGCTGgcccattttattttgtgcccaaaaagttaactgaACCAAATTAACCAAAAAGGTTCTGTccgtttttaaagggaaaatcggAGAGAATCAAACTTTCTTGACAATAAGTAATATGAGTCCAAATGTATTCTTAATATATTGCTACTTATTCTTAATCATTTCTTttgcatgacttttttttcctcacgatATTCCAATTTTCCTGTCATTTATGACGTTTACCATGTGCTATTTTTTACATTGTATTACGGTATTCGTTAGTATTAATTCTTTTCCAATCAATCTTTCTTGCAAATACATAATCGCAAAAATTGCAGACAATTtactctttttttgtcataatacaatttaacaatcatatattaataaatacataaatgaaactcaaataaaattttaatatttaagcagtaccaattgtatttatttatcatacaACTTTATTCACAGGGatttatgacttttctttttcaattcgTATAGTTTAGATTAGGTTAAATTAGATTAAATGAGatcaaattagattagatagaattagattagatacatttttcatatttatgacttttctttttcaattcgTATAGTTTAGATTCggttaaattagattagatttagattagatgagataaaattagattagataaaattagattagataaaacaATATTAGGTAaaattgattagattagataaaattagattagatgagataaaattagattagattaaatgaTATTAGATTAAATCATATTagataaaattagattagattagttaaaattagattagataaaattagattagattaaattagattagatacaattatattatattagataaaattagattagatacaattataatatattagacaaaattagattagattagatacaaTTATATTAGATAAAATTATGTTAGATAAAATTATATTAGATACAATTATATTAGATAAAATTATATTACATAAAATTATATTAGATAcaatttgattagattagattaaattttacTCGACAAATTCATCATAAAACCTTTGACTCTTGTCAAATGGACCTTTTTCATCTGATTTCCCAAAACTTTCCAACCATATTCCTGTAATTCCTTCACCCATTCATCCTAAACTAACAACCGTAGTTTCTGCCCTTTGATTTTTGTCCCATTTCAACTTTATTTCTTCCATCCCATTTCCGACTCACCCGTAGTCCAGAGCAGTATCTTAATCCAGGCCCGCCCGTAGGCCATCAGCACCCGGTCCCCCCGGGGGCTGAGGGCCAGGCGTCCCCCTCCGCAACCGGTCACCTGACCCCCCCAGTAGTGCAGCCGCTTCAGGGGGTCTCGCTCACTGCAGCCGTTCTCCCACACCGACACGGCTCCGTCGGACGAGCCGGCGAACACCAGCGGACCCTGAGCCTGCCGAGAGGGTTCGGTCGTCATGGTGATGAGCATCGCTCGCTCGAGCGTACGCTGACACCGGCGTGCCAAATTGTTTGGAAACGGACCGCGCGAGCGCGCGCGATAGGAGAGAAAAACAATGAGAGCGTTGCGCTACGCTTTAACGCCTCGGGCGACGATTGCGCGTCCAACAAACGCGCCTCTGAATTTcaatattcttaaaaaacggcttGAGCTGTTTATTTGTCTGCCTTACATCTCGAAAAAATTGATATTTCTATGCATTAAACATAAGACGCAGTGGGTAGATTTATGAACCCTTttctacatttgttttttttttataacgtCGGTAAGCATCTTCAAGCATGAAGCTAACTTGTAAATAAGCGACGATATTACCAAGATGCCAAATACTATGAATTTTCCGTAGTTTACGACGCCAATCCAAACTACTATATACggattttgtatcaaaactacccCAAAAAATCGAGCAATGCTTTTTCCCCCTGAaatttacatggaaaaaaatgaaaatactgaAAGTTTTCATTATGACTTAGCAGGACGATGAATTTCAAAACGCAACGTCATCTTCTAAATaagttttgcatttattttgaaagtagagTGCTGGCTTACTTCCTTTTCATCAGTGATGCCAATGGCAGTCCATCCAAAAAATGGATCTACAATGTGtataaagtacagtggtacctcgacctacgatcagctctacctacgacatgctcgaggtacgatgaaaatttcgatcgaataattcgccctagatacgatcaaaatttcgagatgcgaccaagcagGTGGCCATGAtatgagaagctgtttatcattgtagcgcactgt is from Stigmatopora argus isolate UIUO_Sarg chromosome 4, RoL_Sarg_1.0, whole genome shotgun sequence and encodes:
- the pianp gene encoding PILR alpha-associated neural protein isoform X2 produces the protein MERCSIAPVARLTALVSLALVALVTQPSTCHRDDRGEERADPLPVPLAVTTQVTPTPLWAVVWGPTQGLEDETYHLLSSQETEHLRQQGSQLEADTPVASEAWPDPDAGTTRQEGALPESWDRDGVRDEGAAAEADFEEVDPQFYVTVTISSLLIVTAVIITAKLWIPVVNL
- the pianp gene encoding PILR alpha-associated neural protein isoform X1 — encoded protein: MERCSIAPVARLTALVSLALVALVTQPSTCHRDDRGEERADPLPVPLAVTTQVTPTPLWAVVWGPTQGLEDETYHLLSSQETEHLRQQGSQLEADTPVASEAWPDPDAGTTRQEGALPESWDRDGVRDEGAAAEADFEEVDPQFYVTVTISSLLIVTAVIITAKLCYDRSCSRHPPPLSRGVAPPLSRALPCALASEESRQTLRSASFADRERIPVVNL